The sequence GGTGACTAATTTATTTTCCCGGATCTTTACTCCGGGTGAATGCTTCTCCCATAAAAGGGCTTCCACATGCTTTTTCTTTTTCTTCTTCGGGCAGTTTAAACGTCTGCTTTTTCCGTCCACCAGATATATATATTCGCCTTCCTCCCGCAATATGAAGAAATAACCGCCTTTATCATGACCCGCCGCAGATTTTACAAATGCTCCGGTAGTTAATTTCATGGGCATTTCCTCAGCGGTCACAGGAAACCAGACTAAGAATCTCCGGTTCACCCTCTGTAATCAGCACGGTATTTTCATAGTGAGCGGAAAGGCTGCCATCCTCTGTTACTACGGTCCAGTCATCATCAAGCCATACGACCTCCGGTGTTCCCCCATTGATCATGGGTTCGATGGCCAGGGTCATTCCCGGCTTTAATTTGATTCCCCGTCTTTTCTGTGCAAAGTTCGGCACCTCCGGCTCCTCATGGAGATGAGAACCGATTCCATGGCCTACCAGATCCCGTACAACTCCAAATCCAAATTTTTCTGCATGGATCTGGATTGCAGCAGATATATCATTCAGATGATTGCCAGATTTTGCAAATTTAATCCCTTCAAAGAAACATTGTCTTGTCACTTCTATGAGCTGCCCTGCGAAAGGAGTGATCTCCCCGATTCCGTAAGTCCTTGCCGCATCGGAATGATATCCTTTGTAAATAACCCCGGCATCCAGGCTTACGATATCGCCCTCCATTAAAATCCGTTTCTTACTTGGAATCCCATGAACCACTTCATCGTTTACAGAAACGCAGATGGAGGCAGGATATCCGTTATAGTTCAGGAAAGAGGGCTTACAGCCGTAGCTCCTTATGATTTCTTCTCCCAGATGATCAATATCCCAGGTTGTCATTCCCGGCTTCAAGGCTTTTGAAAGCTCTTCATGAGTTTTACTAAGAATCTTTCCTGCCTCTCTCATAAGTTCTATCTCTCTTGCAGATTTAATCGTAACTGACATAAACTATGCTCCTAATAGGTCAGCGATGTCCGAGAACACCTTGTTTAATTCCTGAGTTCCATCAATATTCACCAGCACACCAGCTTCCTTATAATATTCGATCAGAGGCTTTGTCTGATCATGGTAAACCGACAAACGCTTTTTAACAGTTTCCGGCTTATCGTCATCCCGCAAAACAAGCCCTGCTCCACACACGTTGCATACATCGGGAACCCTGCTTGGATTATACACAATATGATATGTAGCTCCGCAGGCAATGCAAGCACGACGGCCTGCCATTCTGTCTATAATTATCTCATCCGGTACATCCACATTAATCGCAAAGTCAATCTTCTGTCCCATATCAGAAAGCGCCTTTTTAAGGCTTTCCGCCTGGGGAATGGTTCTTGGAAAACCATCCAGTACGTATCCGTTTTCACAGTCATCACTTTGAATACGTTCCATCAGCATGCCAATGGTCAGTTCATCCGGCACAAGAGTGCCCTGATCCATGTATTCCTTTGCCTTCCTGCCTAACTCTGTTCCCTCTTTAATATTGGAGCGGAAAATATCTCCAGTAGAAATATGGGGAATCTGATACTTTTCAGCAATTTTTTTTGCCTGGGTACCTTTGCCGGCACCAGGAGCACCTAACATGATAATTCTCATAAACAGTCCCTCCCTTGCTTCCTTAAGGTTAAATAACACAAATTCCAAGAGAAACACGCCGTGCGTGTTTCTCTTGGTTTGTCCTCTAATCGTTTAAAAACCCTTTATAATAGCGCACAAGCATCTGAGATTCAATCGCCTTCAACGTCTCTAAGACTACACTGACGATGATGATTAAAGATGTACCTCCAAAGGATAAACGGCTTACATTAAATAAACCGGAAACCATGATCGGAATAATACAGATGATCGTCAAGCCGCATGCGCCTATAAATACGATATAGTTCAAAATGGAATTGAGATAATCACTGGTTGGTTTTCCTGGACGGATGCCCGGGATAAAGCCACCGGACTTTTTCATGTTATTCGCAACTTCAAGCGGGTTAAACGTAATTGATGTATAAAAATAAGCGAACACAATGATAAGAGCCACGTAGACGAGCATACCGATGGTATATAACGGTCTTTCCGGTTTAAACCAGCTTGAAGAATTCAGTGCCGATAAAATGTGGCCTCCAATGCTGTTGTAGTTAATATTGGCCCCAAAGAACTGGGAAATCACTACCGGGAACGACATAATGGAGGAAGCGAAGATAACCGGGATAACGCCGGCTGTATTCACCTTTAACGGAATGTTGGTGGCTTGACCGCCGACCATCTTCCGTCCCTGCATCTTTTTCGAATACTGAACAGGAATTCTTCTCTCACCATTCTGAAGGATAACAACAAATATTACAATCGCTGCGATAACAGCAACGATAATAATGGCTGCAATTGCAGCTACGGCAACCGATTTTCCAGACATGAATCTGGTATATAAGGTTGACATATCCGAAGGAAAGCTGGAAATGATGTTAAAGGTCAAAACAATGGATATACCATTTCCCACACCTTTTTCCGTAATTCGCTCACCGATCCACATCAGAAGAGCACTTCCTGCAGTCATAGTTGCAACAGCAATAATAATACTTAATACATTAAATTCTCTTAACAGCCCCTGGCCGCCGAATCCAATCGCCATAGCGACGGACTCGATTAAAGCCAGACCAACTGTTACGTAACGGGTGTATTCTGCAATCTTCTTTCTGCCATCTTCCCCATCCCGCTGCATTTCCTCAAGCTTTGGAATCGCTATGGTTAAAAGCTGCATGATGATGGAAGATGTGATGTAAGGGGTAATGCTTAAGGCAAATACGGACATATTGGTAAAAGAGCTACCAGTCATTGCGTTGAAAAATCCAAACGCATCGTTATTCTGCCGAGCAAAAAAATCTTTAAAAAAGCTTGTTTCAACTCCTGGAATCGGCAATTGAGAACCGATTCTAGTAACCACCAGCATCATGAATGTAAAGATAAGTTTCTTTCTTACATCCTTGATCTTGAATGCATTACGGAGTGTTTTTAACATATTAGATCACCTCGCAGGTTCCACCTAAAGCCTCGATTTTGGTTTTTGCGCCTTCGCTGAAAGCATCTACCTTTACTGTAAGCTTTTTGGTTAATTCTCCATTTCCAAGGATCTTAACACCGTCACGCGGATTCTTAACGATACCGCTCTCTAACAAAGTTTCAACAGTAACAACTGTACCATTGTCAAAACACTCTAAAGCGCCTACATTGATACCGATAATAATTTTAGTATTTCTATTGGTAAAGCCTCTCTTAGGAATACGTCTGTATAAAGGCATCTGACCACCTTCAAAACCTGGTCTAGTTGCACCGGAACGTGCTTTCTGTCCTTTATGACCCTTACCTGCTGTCTTGCCGTTTCCTGAACCATGACCGCGGCCTCTTCTGAAGTTGTCGCTGTGTTTGGAACCTAACGCAGGCTGTAAATTTGATAAATCCATCGCTTGCACCTCCTTACTGTATTCTCTTAAATCTCTTCAACTTTTACTAAATGACGCACGTTTGCGATCATACCTCTAACCGCGTTATTATCCGGCATCTCAACTGTTTTATGAAGCTTCTTTAAGCCTAATGCTAAAACGGTTGCTTTATGCTTCGGAACTGCGCCGATCGGGGATTTCACCAATGTGATTTTTAATTTATCTGCCATTTTCATATCCTCCTTAGCCTAAAATCTCTTCTACAGATTTACCGCGAAGCTTTGCAACTTCCTCAGGAGTTTTTAAACGGGTTAATCCCTCAATTGTAGCTAAAACTACATTGGTCTTATTATTAGAACCTAAGGACTTAGAATGGATATTCTTAATACCTGCAAGTTCTAAAACCGCACGTGCAGGACCTCCTGCAATAACTCCTGTACCTTCATTAGCTCTCTTAAGAAGTACAGATGCACTTCCGAATTTTCCGATTAAGTCATGAGGAATACTTTTGTTCTCATCGATAGGAATAGCAACCATATTCTTAACAGCAGCCTCTTTTCCTTTACGGATTGCTTCTGGAACTTCACCGGCTTTGCCAAGACCCGCACCTACGTGGCCATTGCCATCACCTACGACTACTAAAGCAGAGAATCTCATGGTACGTCCACCCTTAACGGTTTTAGATACGCGCTTGATAGCAACTACTCTGTCGTTTAATTCTAACTGATTTGCATCAAAAATTGTACGTTTCACGCTGTCATTCTCCTCTCTACTTAGAATTCCAGACCAGCTTCTCTGGCTGCGTCTGCTAATGCCTGAATCTTACCATGATATATAAAACCGCCTCTGTCAAAGACAACTCCCTTAATTCCTTTTTCAAGGGCTCTCTTTGCTACTACGGTACCTACATATGCTGCAGCATCAACGTTGTTAGTTTTCTCTAATTCTGCCTTTACTTCTTTTTCTACTGTAGAAGCAGCGACTAAAGTCTTACCAACTGTATCGTCAATAATTTGAGCATACACATGATTATTGCTTCTAAACACAGCTAAACGCGGTCTTTCTGCAGTGCCTGCAAAACGGTTACGTATTCTGTTGTGCTTTTTAACGCGAACTTCGCTTCTTGACTGTTTGCTAACCATCTTTACACTCTCCTTAATTATTTCTTACCAGTCTTACCAACTTTACGTCTGATAACTTCGTCAGCATACTTGATACCCTTGCCCTTATACGGTTCAGGTCTTCTCTTATCTCTGATTTCAGCAGCGTACTGGCCAACTTTTTCTTTATCGATACCTTTAATAATGATGACGTTCTGGCCTTCCATGGTAGCTTCGATACCTTCAGGATCTTCCATTTCTACCGGGTGGGAATAGCCAAGAGAAAGAACCAGCTTCTTGCCCTGCTTCTGTGCTCTGTAACCAACACCATTGATTTCCAGCTTCTTCTCATAGCCGTTAGTAACACCAACAACCATGTTGTTTACTAATGTTCTTGTCAGACCGTGTAAAGATTTCATCTTCTTTAAATCGTTCGGTCTTGAAACAACGATATGACCATCTTCTTCTTTGATTGTCATCTCAGATGGTAACACTCTTTCAAGAGTTCCCTTAGGACCTTTTACAGTCACTTTATTATTTTCTGCGATTGTAACAGTTACGCCTGCCGGAATCGCGATAGGCATTCTTCCTATACGTGACATGCCGTTTACCTCCTTAAATTTTCGGAAGAAGCTCTGCGCTTCTTCTGTTTTCAGATGCTTCTCTTAATTACCAAACAAATGCCAGTACTTCTCCGCCGATGCCAATGGTACGTGCATCTTTATCGGTAATAACGCCCTGGTTTGTGGAGATGATAGCAGTTCCTAAACCGCCAAGTACTTTTGGTAACTCTTCCTTGTTTGCGTATACACGTAAACCAGGCTTGGAGATTCTCTTAATTCCTGTAATGATTTTCTCATTTTTATCTTTACCGTATTTTAAGGTGATCCGGATTGTCTGGAATGCACCGTCTTCTACGAGATCGTATTTCTTAATGTAGCCCTCTTTTACAAGGATATCAGCAATAGCTAATTTCATCTTAGATGAAGGTACATCTACTGTATCATGTTTTGCAGTATTTGCATTACGGATTCTTGTAAGCATATCTGCGATTGGATCGCTCATAGTCATTTTGAAATTGCCTCCTTCCTTATTTTACCAGCTTGCTTTTTTAACGCCTGGGATCTGGCCCTTGTATGCTAATTCACGGAAGCAGATTCTGCAGATTCCGTATTTTCTCAAATAAGCATGTGGACGACCACAGATTCTGCAACGATTGTATTCTCTTGAGGAGAACTTTGCAGGTCTCTGCTGTTTGATCTTCATTGAAGTCTTAGCCATGGATTATTCCTCCTACTATTTTGCAAATGGCATATTGAATAATGTCAAAAGTTCACGGGCTTCTTCGTCTGTCTTAGCGGTAGTAACGAAAATAACGTCCATACCTCTTACCTTGTCAACTTTATCGTACTCAATTTCAGGGAAAATAAGCTGTTCCTTGATACCAAGAGCATAGTTCCCTCTGCCGTCAAATGCATTAGGATTTACTCCTCTGAAGTCACGTACACGAGGAAGTGCAAGGTTGATCAGGCGGTCAGCAAATTCATACATTCTCTCACCGCGTAAAGTTACTTTACATCCGATCGCCATACCTTCTCTGAGCTTGAAGTTAGCAATTGATTTTTTAGCCTTTGTTAAAACTGCCTTCTGACCGGAGATGATTTCTAAATCTCTTACTGCAGAGTCTAAAATCTTGGCATTTTCCTTTGCTTCACCAATACCCATATTGATGACAATCTTATTTAACTTTGGCACTTCCATGTTGTTCTTATATCCAAATTTCTTGACCATACCTTCTACGATCTCTGTCTGGTATATCTCTTTTAATCTAGCCAATTTTTATTCCTCCTCTCCGAATTAGTCAATTACTTTACCGGTTGCCTTTGCAACACGGACCTTTTTGCCGTCTTTAACTTCAAAGCCAACTCTGGTTGCTTTTCCGTCAACAACAAGCATAATGTTGGAGATATCAAGTGCAGCTTCTTTCTGTACGATACCACCCTGTGGATTGCCTGCGCCTGGTTTCACATGCTTTGTAATCATGTTAACGCCTTCCACTACCACTTTGCTGTTCTTCGTATCTACGTGAAGAACTTTGCCCTGTTTGTCTTTATCTTTTCCTGCGATAACCTTTACCAGGTCGTCTCTTTTAATTTTATGCACAGTCCGACACCTCCTTATAATACTTCGGGAGCTAAGGAAACAATTTTCATGAACTGTTTCTCTCTTAACTCTCTGGCAACCGGCCCAAAGATACGAGTTCCTTTTGGAGTCTTGTCATCTTTGATAATTACGGCAGCATTCTCATCGAACTTGATATAAGAACCGTCTTTGCGGCGTGCGCCCTTAACGGTGCGTACAACTACGGCCTTAACAACGTCGCCTTTCTTCACAACACCACCAGGCGTTGCATCTTTTACGCTGGCAACGATAACATCACCAATATTAGCATATCTTCTTGTAGAGCCGCCCATAACACGGATACAAAGAATCTCTTTTGCACCGGTATTGTCGGCAACCCTTAATCTGGTTTCCTGCTGAATCATACCTGTTACTCCTTCCTGGAAATAAATTATTTCGCTCTTTCGATAACCTCAACAAGTCTCCATCTCTTGTCTTTGGACAGCGGTCTTGTTTCCATTACTCTTACTGTATCGCCCATGTTGCAGTCGTTGTTCTCGTCATGAGCTTTTAATTTATACGTTCTTTTTACGATCTTGCCGTATAAAGGATGTTCTACATGGTCTTCAATAGCCACAACGATGGTCTTATCCATCTTGCTGCTTACAACCTTACCAGTACGGGTTTTTCTTAAATTTCTATCCACGTTCGGTATTCTCCTTTCGAGTTTTGGCCCTGGCGGCCCAATCTATAAGTTTACACACACTCGTGTGTGTCATGCTTTTTAAAAAACTGCAACTTAAGCTAATTTAGCCTTCTCAGTTATAACAGTCTGAATTCTGGCAATGTTCTTGCGAACCTCTTTGATCCTGCTTGTGTTATCAAGCTGGTTGGTCGCGTTCTGGAACCTTAAGTTGAAAAGTTCTTTCTTTGCAGCTACTAATTCTACATTCAGTTCTGCAGCTGATTTTCCTTTTAATTCTTCAACATACTTATCAATTTTCACTGTCATTCACCGCCTTCTAAATCTGCTTTAGCAGCAATCTTACACTTGCACGGTAACTTATGCATAGCAAGGCGTAAAGCTTCACGTGCTAATTCTTCAGGTACTCCAGCGATTTCGAATAATACACGGCCTGGTTTTACTACTGCTACCCAGTATTCCAGAGCGCCCTTACCGGAACCCATACGGGTTTCTGCTGGCTTTGCTGTTACAGGTTTATCCGGAAAAATCTTGATCCAGACTTTACCGCCACGCTTGATGTAACGGGTCATGGCAACACGGGCTGCCTCGATCTGGTTGGATTTAATCCAGCATGGTTCCATGGAAACTAAACCAAACTCGCCGTTGCTGATAGTATTGCCTCTTAACGCTTTACCAGCCATGGATCCACGGAACTGTTTACGACGTTTAACTCTTTTAGGCATTAACATTATTTTCCGCTCCCTTCCTTGTTTCCTTTAGTTGGAAGTATTTCGCCATTGTAGATCCATACCTTAACACCGATCTTACCGAAGGTTGTATCTGCTTCAGCGAAACCATAGTCAATATCTGCTCTGAGTGTCTGTAACGGAATGGTTCCTTCGCTATAGAACTCGGTACGAGCCATATCAGCACCGCCAAGACGTCCTGCAACTGCAGTTTTGATGCCCTTTATTCCAGACTTCATGGAACGACCCATGGTGGACTTCATAGCCCGGCGGAAGGATACACGGTTCTCTAACTGCTGTGCGATGGATTCAGCTACTAACTGAGCATCTTTATCAGGTCTTTTGATTTCCTTGATGTCAACAAATAACTTTTTATCTGTAAGCTTTTGAGCTTCAGCTTTTAATTTCTCGATCTCAGATCCACCCTTACCGATAACAACACCTGGCTTCGCTGTATGAATCGTAATTTTCACGCGGTCAGATGCTCTCTCAATTTCTATATCAGAAATGCCGGCGCTGTATAATCTTTTCTTAAGGAACTTTCTGATCGCATAATCTTCTACCAGGTTATCTGCGAAATCAGCTTCAGCATACCATTTTGAGTTCCAGTCTTTAATAACACCGACTCTTAAGCCGTGTGGATTAACTTTCTGTCCCATTATTTGCCTCCTTATCTTTCATTAAGCACGACGGTGATGTGGCTCATTCTCTTCTCGATCCTGTAAGCGCGGCCCTGTGCTCTCGGTTTTACTCTTTTCATTGTCGGTCCCTTGTTTGCAAAACATTCCTCTACATAAAGTTTTGCAGGGTCCATACCGTTGTTATTCTCAGCGTTAGCAAGTGCTGATTTTAATAACTTCTCTATTAAAGAAGAAGCATATCTGGGATTGTAAGTCACAATACCAAGTGCTGTCATAACATCTTTGCCTCTGATGGCATCTAATACGAAGCATGCTTTCTGAACAGAAACCCTAGCATAGGATAACTTTGCTGATGGTCTGGTGTCCTTCACGGCATTTCTTTCTCTTTTAATCTGGCTTCTATGTCCCTTAGCCATTGGTGAATCCTCCTTTCAACTTAAACGCCCCTGGGAATCCGGAAGAATGCCCGGAGGAGTTTGTTTCTATCTACTTACGGCCTGATTTTTTCTCGTCCTTACCATGTCCTCTGTAGGTTCTTGTGGCAACGAATTCACCCAGTTTATGTCCAACCATATCTTCTGTAACATATACCGGAACGTGCTTTCTGCCATCGTGAACTGCAATTGTATGTCCAACCATCTGCGGGAAGATTGTAGAACGGCGAGACCAGGTCTTAATTACCTGTTTCTGTCCTGCTGCGTTCATAACATCTACTTTTTTCAGTAAATGAGCATCTGCAAATGGTCCTTTTTTAAGTGAGCGAGCCATAGATTCTAACCTCCTTTAATTATTTAACGGTCTTTCCATCTCTACTTCTAACGATCAGTCTGTTAGACTGTTTGTTTTTCTTTCTGGTCTTTAAGCCAAGTGCCGGTTTGCCCCATGGTGTACTTGGACCTGGGCGTCCGATACCGGTCTTGCCTTCACCACCGCCGTGAGGATGGTCATTCGGGTTCATAACAGAACCACGTACAGTGGGTCTGAAGCCCATGTGACGTTTTCTACCAGCTTTACCGATATTGATTAAGTTGTGATCTCCGTTGCCTACAACGCCGATGGTTGCTCTGCAGTTGATCGGAACCATTCTCATCTCACCGGAAGGTAAACGAAGAGTAGCATATTTGCCTTCTTTTGCCATTAACTGAGCAGAGTTTCCTGCGGAACGAACTAACTGTCCGCCTTTTCCTGGATAAAGCTCAATGTTATGAACCTGAGTACCAACCGGAATCTGGCTTAATGGTAAGCAGTTGCCGACTTTAGCTTCTGCCATCGCTCCGCTCATAACCTTCATGCCGTCTGTTAAACCAGCCGGAGCAAGGATATAAGCCTTTGTACCGTCTTCGTAGCAGATCAGCGCGATGTTGGAAGTTCTGTTTGGATCGTACTCGATACCGATAACAGTTGCTGCAATGCCGTCTTTGCTGTTTCTCTTAAAATCAATGATTCTATATTTTCTCTTAACGCCGCCTCCGCGATGTCTTACCGTGATCTTACCCTGGTTATTACGGCCGGCTGTTTTATTGATTGTTTTGCTGATTAAGGACTTCTCAGGAGTTGACTTTGTGACTTCGCTGAAATCAGAACCAGTCATGTGTCTTCTGGAAGGGGTATATGGGTTATACTTTTTAATTCCCATTATATTTCTCCTTTCTTCTTAATTGTCCAAACTCTTTGGACATAAAGGTATGCCAGTGCTTCAACGCCGCCTGGCGTATCTTAATTATCGTGATATAATGTTCATCACATAGGAAACTGAAAACCGTTTACGCCGGGTTTGAATAAATTCTCACCAAGCGTCCCGATCTTACAGTCCTTCGAAGATTTCGATGTCTTTGCTGTCAGCTGTCAGTTGAACGATAGCTTTCTTTGTCTTAGAGGTCTTTCCAAAAGTCGTTCCTCTTCTTTTAGTCTTTCCATCTAAGTTCATGGTGTTCACGCTGGCAACCTTTGCACCTGGGAACATCTTTTCAACAGCTTCTTTGATCATAGCCTTATTAGCATCTGTGTGCACAATAAATGTGTACTTCTTGGACGCCATAGCGTTCATGCTCTTCTCAGTTACTACAGGCTTCTGGATTACGTCGTAATACTTAATATCTGCCATTATGCGTACACCTCCTCGATTGCTGCAACAGCAGTCTTGGTAGCAACAACTGTGTTGTACTTTAAGATATCGTATACGTTGATGGTGTTAGCAGAAGCAGTCTTAACAGCAGCGATGTTTCTTGCGCTCATTACTGCGTTAGCACTGTCGTCGCCAACAACTACAAGAGCTTTGGATACCTTTAAGTTATTTAAAACAGTCTGGAATTTCTTTGTCTTGATCTCATCAAACTTTAAGTCGTCAACAACAATGAACTTATTTTCATTCACTCTGCTGGTCAGAGCGGACTTAAGAGCAAGTCTTCTTTCCTTCTTGTTAAGTTTAATTGTATAGTCTCTTGGTGTAGGAGCAAATACAACTCCACCGCCTGTCCACTGAGGAGATCTTGTTGAACCCTGTCTTGCATGACCGGTTCCTTTCTGCTTCCACGGTTTTCTTCCGCCGCCAGATACTTCTGCACGTGTCTTTGCTTTCTGTGTGCCCTGGCGCTTATTTGCAAGCTGGCTTACGACTGCCATGTGAACGAGATGCTCATTTACATCTACACCGAACACTGCATCGTTTAACTCTACTGTGCCAACTTCTTTACCTTCCATATTGTAAACAGATACGTTTGCCATCTGTGTGATCCTCCTTTCTGATAAAAGCATTAGTTAGATGCTTTTACTGTTTCCTTGATTGTTACTAAAGACTTCTTAGGTCCTGGTATAGCACCCTTAACTAAAATCAGGTTGTTTTCTGCATCAACCTTAACGATTTCAAGATTCTGGATTGTTACCTTCTTGTTACCCATCTGGCCAGGCATCTTTTTGCCCTTGAATACCTTGCTAGGGTCAGAAGCTGCACCGTTGGAACCAGCATGGCGGTGGAACTTGGAACCATGAGCCATAGGTCCTCTGGACTGTCCGTGTCTCTTAATAGCACCCTGGAAACCTTTACCTTTGGAGATTGCGGTTGCATCGATCTTGTCGCCTGCAGCGAAGATCTCAGCTTTGATTTCATCTTTTACAGAATACTGGTCAGCATTCTCAAGCTTAAACTCTCTTACGTATCTCTTGTAAGATACACCGGCCTTATCAAAATGGCCCTTAATTGGCTTGCTGACAAGCTTTTCTCTCTTATCAACGTAACCAACCTGTACTGCACTGTAACCATCGTTCTCAATAGTCTTAACCTGTGTTACTACACAAGGTCCTGCCTGAAGAACTGTTACCGGAGTTAAGACTCCGTTCTCATTGAAGATCTGTGTCATTCCGACTTTGGTAGCTAAAATACCCTTCTTCATGTTTTTACCTCCTGTTTGTTAATTCTACAGCGGATTGCTTTCGCAATCATCCTAGAACAGTCCAATATACATGGAACACTATGACTCCGCCTGGCGGAGATGTTGATTCCTTACAGGAAAAAGTGTTGCTTCTATATTAAAACCCTTCAGGACATGCATGGAACAATTTCCATAATGGTTCTGATGAAGATTATTTATTCTTCATCTTGATATCGATGTACACACCTGCCGGCATTTCCAGTCTGGACAATGCATCAACAGTCTTCTGGCTGGGTGTAATGATATCAATGAGTCTCTTATGCGTTCTCTGCTCGAACTGCTCTCTGGAATCTTTGTACTTATGAACCGCTCTTAAGATGGTTACCACTTCCTTCTTGGTTGGTAACGGCACCGGTCCACTCACTTTTGATCCTGTCTTTTTTACAGTGTCGATGATTTTGCCCGCAGACTGATCGACCAACTGATGATCATACGCTTTTAATGTGATTCTCATTACTTGACTTGCCATAAAAAAAGTCGCCTCCTTTTCGCACTTAGTAGAAGTACGACAAGCGGTGACTGTACACGTTCCCGTGTGTGTCATTAAAGACCCCACACTGACTTCCCATTTAAATAAACAGGATTTTAAATTGTACAGTGACTTGTCGCCAGTTTCCTAACTTGACATTCGCTCCACGGAAAACCTGCTTATATAAGCAGCAACCTCACGCTTCACAGCTATCATGCCACAGCCTTTGT is a genomic window of Lacrimispora sphenoides containing:
- the rplP gene encoding 50S ribosomal protein L16; protein product: MLMPKRVKRRKQFRGSMAGKALRGNTISNGEFGLVSMEPCWIKSNQIEAARVAMTRYIKRGGKVWIKIFPDKPVTAKPAETRMGSGKGALEYWVAVVKPGRVLFEIAGVPEELAREALRLAMHKLPCKCKIAAKADLEGGE
- the rpmC gene encoding 50S ribosomal protein L29, giving the protein MKIDKYVEELKGKSAAELNVELVAAKKELFNLRFQNATNQLDNTSRIKEVRKNIARIQTVITEKAKLA
- the rplB gene encoding 50S ribosomal protein L2, with product MGIKKYNPYTPSRRHMTGSDFSEVTKSTPEKSLISKTINKTAGRNNQGKITVRHRGGGVKRKYRIIDFKRNSKDGIAATVIGIEYDPNRTSNIALICYEDGTKAYILAPAGLTDGMKVMSGAMAEAKVGNCLPLSQIPVGTQVHNIELYPGKGGQLVRSAGNSAQLMAKEGKYATLRLPSGEMRMVPINCRATIGVVGNGDHNLINIGKAGRKRHMGFRPTVRGSVMNPNDHPHGGGEGKTGIGRPGPSTPWGKPALGLKTRKKNKQSNRLIVRSRDGKTVK
- the rpsS gene encoding 30S ribosomal protein S19 → MARSLKKGPFADAHLLKKVDVMNAAGQKQVIKTWSRRSTIFPQMVGHTIAVHDGRKHVPVYVTEDMVGHKLGEFVATRTYRGHGKDEKKSGRK
- the rplC gene encoding 50S ribosomal protein L3, encoding MKKGILATKVGMTQIFNENGVLTPVTVLQAGPCVVTQVKTIENDGYSAVQVGYVDKREKLVSKPIKGHFDKAGVSYKRYVREFKLENADQYSVKDEIKAEIFAAGDKIDATAISKGKGFQGAIKRHGQSRGPMAHGSKFHRHAGSNGAASDPSKVFKGKKMPGQMGNKKVTIQNLEIVKVDAENNLILVKGAIPGPKKSLVTIKETVKASN
- the rpsC gene encoding 30S ribosomal protein S3, encoding MGQKVNPHGLRVGVIKDWNSKWYAEADFADNLVEDYAIRKFLKKRLYSAGISDIEIERASDRVKITIHTAKPGVVIGKGGSEIEKLKAEAQKLTDKKLFVDIKEIKRPDKDAQLVAESIAQQLENRVSFRRAMKSTMGRSMKSGIKGIKTAVAGRLGGADMARTEFYSEGTIPLQTLRADIDYGFAEADTTFGKIGVKVWIYNGEILPTKGNKEGSGK
- the rpsJ gene encoding 30S ribosomal protein S10, with amino-acid sequence MASQVMRITLKAYDHQLVDQSAGKIIDTVKKTGSKVSGPVPLPTKKEVVTILRAVHKYKDSREQFEQRTHKRLIDIITPSQKTVDALSRLEMPAGVYIDIKMKNK
- the rplV gene encoding 50S ribosomal protein L22, whose protein sequence is MAKGHRSQIKRERNAVKDTRPSAKLSYARVSVQKACFVLDAIRGKDVMTALGIVTYNPRYASSLIEKLLKSALANAENNNGMDPAKLYVEECFANKGPTMKRVKPRAQGRAYRIEKRMSHITVVLNER
- the rplD gene encoding 50S ribosomal protein L4, which produces MANVSVYNMEGKEVGTVELNDAVFGVDVNEHLVHMAVVSQLANKRQGTQKAKTRAEVSGGGRKPWKQKGTGHARQGSTRSPQWTGGGVVFAPTPRDYTIKLNKKERRLALKSALTSRVNENKFIVVDDLKFDEIKTKKFQTVLNNLKVSKALVVVGDDSANAVMSARNIAAVKTASANTINVYDILKYNTVVATKTAVAAIEEVYA
- the rplW gene encoding 50S ribosomal protein L23, encoding MADIKYYDVIQKPVVTEKSMNAMASKKYTFIVHTDANKAMIKEAVEKMFPGAKVASVNTMNLDGKTKRRGTTFGKTSKTKKAIVQLTADSKDIEIFEGL